The Lycium barbarum isolate Lr01 chromosome 10, ASM1917538v2, whole genome shotgun sequence genome includes a region encoding these proteins:
- the LOC132615900 gene encoding serine/threonine-protein kinase Aurora-3: protein MTSKSQIHPLKPPKQPPKNPKKQWSLNDFQIGKPLGKGKFGRVYLAREVKSGFIVALKVIFKEQIEKYRLQHQLRREMEIQTSLRHPNVLRLYGWFHDEERIYLILEYAHGGELYRELRKTGRLPEEQAAIYIASLTQALAYCHEKHVIHRDIKPENLLLDHEGRLKIADFGWSVQSRSKRHTMCGTLDYLAPEMVENKAHDYAVDNWTLGILCYEFLYGVPPFEAERQTDTFRRIMKVDLSFPSTPDVSAEAKNLISQLLVKDSSKRLSLQKIMEHPWIIKNVT from the exons ATGACTTCCAAATCTCAAATTCACCCATTGAAACCTCCAAAACAACCACCAAAAAACCCTAAAAAGCAATGGTCACTCAACGATTTCCAAATCGGAAAACCACTCGGAAAAGGTAAATTTGGCCGTGTTTACCTCGCCCGTGAAGTTAAG AGTGGATTTATAGTGGCGTTGAAGGTCATATTCAAGGAGCAAATAGAGAAATACAGGCTGCAACATCAATTAAGGAGGGAAATGGAGATTCAAACGAGTCTTCGGCACCCAAATGTGCTGAGGCTGTACGGCTGGTTCCATGATGAGGAGCGGATTTACTTGATTTTGGAGTATGCTCACGGCGGTGAGCTATACAGGGAACTTAGGAAAACCGGTCGCCTGCCTGAGGAACAAGCTGCCATA TATATTGCAAGTCTCACACAAGCACTCGCGTACTGTCATGAGAAGCATGTCATCCACAGGGACATAAAGCCGGAAAACCTGTTACTTGATCATGAG GGCCGCTTGAAGATTGCAGACTTTGGGTGGTCTGTACAATCAAGAAGCAAGAGACATACAATGTGCGGAACTCTGGACTATCTAGCACCAGAAATGGTGGAGAACAAAGCTCATGATTATGCAGTTGACAATTGGACTCTAGGGATCCTCTGCTACGAGTTTTTATACGGTGTGCCTCCATTTGAGGCCGAGAGACAGACCGACACATTCAGAAG AATTATGAAGGTAGACCTCAGCTTCCCTTCAACACCTGATGTATCTGCTGAAGCTAAGAATCTCATTAGCCAG CTTCTTGTGAAGGACTCTTCAAAAAGGCTTTCTCTTCAAAAGATCATGGAGCACCCTTGGATAATTAAGAATGTCACATGA
- the LOC132614670 gene encoding beta-xylosidase/alpha-L-arabinofuranosidase 1-like has translation MAKFISFLLFSTILCSFLISSMYARNIPYNSSITYLNDLTYNQTRRVCDKSRFAKLGLDMNDFTYCNKSLPYVVRVKDLIDRMTLSEKARQIGDTAYGVARIGLPKYEWWSEALHGISNVGQSNSLASFFDHIVPGATSFPTVITTAASFNESLWKAIGQAVSTEARAMFNLGHAGLTFWSPNINVVRDPRWGRALETPGEDPFVVGKYASNYVRGLQDVEGTETKYATDLNSRPLKVAACCKHYAAYDVDNWLGVDRYHFDARVTEQDMMETFLKPFEMCVKEGDVTSVMCSYNKINGIPACADPKLLKGKIRGDWDLHGYIVSDCDSIDVMLNDQKWLRDSPEDAVAQGLKAGLDLDCGSYYTNYAGNAVTQGKVKESEIDESLTNLYFVLMRLGFFDGSPKFEKLGKEQICSEENIELATQAAREGIVLLKNEDQVLPLTSKKVKTLAVVGPHANATKAMVGNYAGIPCKFITPIHGLSLYTKVDYQAGCGEVLCKNESLIFPAMRAAKKADATIIVVGLDLDVEAESLDREKLTLPGYQTQLINQVASVSKGPVILVILSAGGVDVTFAKKNHKIKGIIWAGYPGEEGGRAIADVVFGGHNPGGKLPLTWFENSYVDMLPMTSMPLRPIDNLGYPGRTYKFYNGSTVYPFGYGLSYTNFTYSLSSAHQQVHVKLNKFQHCRDLNYTAGTHMPSCPAVLIDDLECGDDLNVEFSIEVENIGNRDGSDVVMVYWVPPEDIAEAPLKQLVGFKKVFVKIGEKKKVDFVLNACKNLGLVNYRAYNLLASGGHNFVIGDGKVSFPVQVKIHH, from the exons ATGGCAAAGTTTATTAGCTTTCTTCTTTTCTCCACCATTTTATGTTCATTTCTCATTTCAAGCATGTATGCTAGAAATATTCCTTACAATTCGTCCATCACGTACCTCAATGATCTAACGTACAATCAAACTCGACGTGTCTGTGACAAGTCAAGGTTTGCCAAGCTTGGGTTGGACATGAACGATTTCACGTACTGTAACAAGTCACTCCCATACGTTGTTCGGGTTAAGGATCTGATCGATAGGATGACATTGTCAGAAAAAGCACGACAAATTGGAGATACTGCTTATGGAGTGGCTAGAATTGGCCTTCCTAAATATGAGTGGTGGTCAGAGGCATTACATGGAATTTCTAACGTTGGACAATCAAATAGTTTAGCCTCATTTTTTGACCATATTGTCCCTGGGGCTACAAGTTTTCCAACTGTTATTACTACTGCTGCTTCTTTCAATGAGTCATTGTGGAAAGCAATAGGACAA GCTGTTTCAACAGAAGCAAGGGCCATGTTTAACCTAGGACATGCTGGTCTAACATTTTGGAGTCCAAATATTAATGTAGTAAGAGATCCTAGATGGGGTAGAGCTTTAGAAACACCTGGTGAAGATCCATTTGTTGTTGGAAAATATGCCTCTAATTATGTTAGAGGCTTACAAGATGTCGAGGGCACGGAAACCAAGTATGCCACAGACTTGAACTCGAGACCTCTGAAAGTCGCAGCGTGCTGCAAGCACTACGCGGCTTATGATGTTGACAACTGGCTTGGCGTTGACCGCTACCATTTTGATGCACGg GTGACTGAGCAAGATATGATGGAGACTTTTCTTAAACCGTTTGAAATGTGTGTTAAAGAAGGTGATGTTACAAGTGTTATGTGCTCATATAATAAGATTAATGGCATCCCAGCATGTGCTGATCCAAAGCTTCTAAAAGGCAAAATTAGAGGAGATTGGGATCTTCATGg GTATATAGTTTCAGATTGTGATTCCATTGATGTTATGCTTAATGACCAAAAATGGTTACGAGATTCACCTGAAGATGCAGTTGCACAAGGTCTAAAAGCGG GTTTGGATTTGGATTGTGGCAGCTATTACACCAATTATGCTGGCAATGCAGTGACACAAGGGAAAGTAAAAGAATCAGAAATAGATGAATCTCTCACAAACTTGTACTTTGTGCTAATGAGGTTAGGGTTTTTTGATGGTAGTCCAAAATTTGAAAAGCTTGGCAAGGAACAAATTTGTTCTGAAGAAAACATTGAGTTAGCAACACAAGCTGCAAGAGAAGGAATTGTTCTTCTCAAGAATGAAGATCAAGTTTTGCCTTTGACTTCCAAAAAGGTTAAAACTCTTGCTGTTGTTGGACCTCATGCAAATGCCACCAAAGCCATGGTAGGCAATTATGCAG GTATTCCTTGCAAGTTTATAACACCAATACATGGATTATCATTGTACACCAAAGTGGACTATCAAGCAGGATGTGGAGAAGTTTTGTGCAAGAATGAAAGCTTAATATTCCCAGCCATGAGGGCAGCTAAAAAAGCCGATGCAACAATTATAGTTGTGGGATTGGATTTAGATGTTGAAGCTGAGAGTTTGGACAGAGAAAAGCTAACACTTCCTGGCTATCAAACACAACTCATAAATCAAGTTGCTAGTGTATCAAAAGGACCAGTAATTTTGGTGATTTTGTCTGCTGGTGGTGTTGATGTTACATTTGCAAAAAAGAATCATAAGATTAAAGGTATAATTTGGGCTGGATATCCTGGAGAAGAAGGTGGTAGGGCCATTGCTGATGTTGTTTTTGGAGGTCATAACCCTG GAGGAAAATTACCCTTAACATGGTTTGAAAATAGTTATGTGGACATGTtaccaatgacatccatgccaTTAAGGCCGATTGACAACTTAGGTTATCCCGGAAGAACTTACAAATTTTACAATGGATCCACTGTTTATCCATTTGGCTATGGCCTTAGCTACACAAATTTCACCTACAGCTTATCATCAGCACATCAACAAGTTCATGTAAAACTCAACAAGTTTCAGCACTGTCGCGATCTGAACTACACTGCAGGCACTCACATGCCATCATGCCCTGCTGTGTTAATCGACGACTTGGAATGTGGGGATGATTTGAATGTTGAATTCTCTATTGAAGTAGAAAACATTGGAAATAGAGATGGAAGTGATGTTGTGATGGTTTATTGGGTTCCACCTGAAGATATTGCTGAGGCTCCACTTAAACAATTGGTTGGTTTTAAGAAGGTTTTtgtgaaaattggagaaaaaaagaaagttgATTTTGTGTTGAATGCTTGCAAGAATTTGGGATTGGTGAACTATAGAGCTTATAATCTTTTGGCTTCTGGTGGACATAACTTTGTGATTGGTGATGGGAAGGTTTCTTTTCCGGTTCAAGTTAAAATTCACCATTGA